A part of Sinorhizobium chiapasense genomic DNA contains:
- a CDS encoding DUF1192 domain-containing protein, with the protein MSLFDDDLPKKKTAHEIGSDLSLLSVDELTARIALLTEEIARLEAERDRKSASRSAADKLFR; encoded by the coding sequence ATGAGCCTGTTTGACGACGACCTTCCAAAGAAGAAAACAGCCCACGAGATCGGCAGCGACCTGTCGCTGCTCTCTGTCGATGAACTGACGGCGCGCATCGCGCTCTTGACGGAGGAGATTGCGCGATTGGAGGCCGAGCGGGACCGCAAGTCGGCAAGCAGGTCGGCGGCCGACAAGCTGTTTCGCTAG
- the rcdA gene encoding protease adaptor protein RcdA, translated as MSERGLNTVSFAGHAASSAQFKALYAEGMGLVEETASYLDGPGRLASKALPRMASVLYAAESMRLTTRLMQMASWLLLQRAVNNGEMSRDQVLSEKSKVRLDSFNVDRNAPGWNDLPETFRDLIERSLRLQNRVAILDREIYRPQEATTFVPDNQNGVKAQIKLLQTAFGTN; from the coding sequence ATGTCCGAGAGAGGATTGAATACCGTCAGCTTCGCGGGACACGCTGCGTCCTCGGCGCAGTTCAAGGCGCTCTATGCAGAAGGCATGGGCCTGGTCGAGGAAACCGCGAGCTATCTCGACGGGCCGGGCCGTCTGGCCTCCAAGGCGCTGCCGCGCATGGCCTCGGTGCTCTACGCCGCAGAGTCGATGCGGCTTACCACGCGGCTGATGCAAATGGCTTCCTGGCTCCTTCTTCAGCGCGCCGTCAACAACGGCGAAATGAGCCGTGACCAGGTTCTCTCGGAAAAGAGCAAGGTTCGCCTCGACAGCTTCAACGTCGATCGCAACGCGCCGGGCTGGAACGACCTCCCCGAGACATTCCGCGATCTGATCGAACGGTCGCTCCGTTTGCAGAACCGCGTCGCCATACTCGACCGCGAGATTTACCGGCCGCAGGAGGCGACGACCTTCGTTCCTGACAACCAGAACGGCGTCAAGGCGCAGATCAAGCTGCTGCAGACCGCCTTCGGCACCAACTGA
- a CDS encoding ABC transporter transmembrane domain-containing protein: MSRRENQRPARRSIRPLATVLPYLARYRRLVVGAAISLTVAAVTTLTLPLAVRRMIDNGFTNSDSGFINTYFSMLMVLAVVLALASAARYYFVISLGERIVADLRRDVFAKVTRLSASFFDVNQSGEIVSRLTADTTQIKSAVGATASVALRNLILCLGAIGMMIYTSPKLSSLVLAAIPVIVFPLVGFGRSVRRRSREAQDTLATASAYAGEAIAAARTVQAFNGEESANRHFGSAVEDAYGAARAAIRARSILTGFAITMVFGSVVAVLWFGARDVLAGTLSAGTLGQFLLYSVFAAGSLGALSEVWGELSQAAGAAERLNELLTEVPQIQAPEHPVAMPVPAQGAIAFADVHFAYPARPDYKSLNGLSFAVQPGETVAIVGPSGAGKSTVFSMLLRYYDPVKGTITVDGVDPRTVDPKDLRDRMAIVPQDVTIFAASVHDNIAFGAADASREAVRAAAVAAQADEFIAKLDRGYDTEVGERGVTLSGGQRQRIAIARAILRNAPILLLDEATSALDAESETLVQTALDGLMRQRTTIVIAHRLATVLKADRILVMDHGRVVEEGTHASLIRQGGLYAKLARLQFDHGAEALFVAARS, encoded by the coding sequence GTGTCCAGACGAGAAAACCAACGGCCAGCACGCAGATCCATTCGCCCGCTGGCCACCGTGCTGCCGTACCTCGCGCGCTATCGCCGGCTGGTGGTCGGAGCGGCGATCTCGCTGACGGTCGCCGCCGTCACCACGCTGACCCTGCCGTTGGCCGTCCGGCGGATGATCGACAACGGCTTCACCAATTCCGATTCCGGCTTCATCAACACGTATTTCTCCATGCTGATGGTGCTGGCCGTTGTTCTCGCGCTCGCCAGCGCCGCGCGCTACTACTTCGTCATCTCGCTCGGCGAGCGGATCGTTGCCGATCTCCGCCGCGATGTCTTCGCGAAGGTCACGCGGCTCTCCGCCTCCTTCTTCGATGTCAACCAGTCCGGGGAGATCGTTTCGCGCCTGACCGCCGATACGACGCAGATCAAGTCTGCCGTTGGCGCCACCGCCTCGGTGGCGCTGCGCAATCTGATCCTGTGTCTCGGAGCGATCGGCATGATGATCTATACCAGCCCGAAGCTTTCGAGCCTCGTGCTTGCCGCGATCCCGGTCATCGTCTTCCCTCTCGTCGGTTTCGGCCGGTCCGTCCGCCGGCGCTCGCGCGAGGCGCAGGACACCCTTGCCACAGCCTCCGCCTATGCCGGCGAGGCAATCGCCGCAGCCCGCACAGTTCAGGCCTTCAACGGCGAGGAAAGCGCCAACCGGCATTTCGGCAGCGCGGTGGAAGACGCCTATGGCGCCGCCCGCGCGGCGATCAGGGCGCGGTCGATCCTGACTGGCTTTGCCATCACCATGGTGTTCGGCAGCGTCGTCGCGGTGCTCTGGTTCGGCGCGCGCGACGTGCTTGCGGGCACGCTCTCGGCAGGCACGCTCGGCCAGTTCCTGCTCTATTCGGTCTTCGCCGCCGGGAGCCTCGGTGCGCTTTCTGAAGTGTGGGGCGAGCTATCGCAGGCGGCGGGTGCCGCCGAGCGCCTCAACGAACTGCTGACCGAGGTACCGCAGATCCAGGCGCCCGAGCATCCGGTCGCCATGCCGGTGCCGGCGCAGGGAGCCATCGCGTTTGCCGATGTCCACTTCGCCTATCCTGCCCGTCCGGATTACAAGAGCCTGAACGGTCTGAGTTTTGCGGTCCAGCCTGGAGAAACCGTCGCCATCGTCGGCCCCTCGGGCGCGGGCAAAAGCACGGTCTTCTCGATGCTCCTGCGCTACTATGATCCGGTCAAAGGCACGATCACGGTAGACGGCGTCGACCCCCGCACGGTCGACCCCAAGGACTTGCGTGATCGCATGGCCATCGTGCCGCAGGACGTGACGATCTTCGCCGCCTCCGTGCACGATAACATTGCCTTCGGCGCAGCGGATGCGAGCCGGGAAGCCGTGCGCGCAGCAGCCGTCGCCGCTCAGGCCGACGAATTCATCGCGAAGCTGGACCGGGGCTACGACACGGAGGTCGGCGAGCGCGGGGTGACACTTTCCGGGGGTCAGCGCCAGCGTATCGCGATCGCCCGGGCAATCCTCCGGAACGCGCCGATCCTTCTCCTGGACGAGGCAACCTCGGCGCTCGACGCCGAGAGCGAGACGTTGGTGCAGACCGCGCTCGACGGCCTGATGCGGCAGCGTACGACCATCGTCATCGCCCATCGGCTGGCGACCGTGCTCAAGGCCGACCGCATCCTCGTCATGGATCACGGCCGCGTCGTCGAGGAAGGCACCCACGCATCACTGATCCGCCAGGGTGGCCTTTACGCGAAACTCGCCCGGCTGCAGTTCGACCACGGCGCGGAAGCGCTCTTCGTGGCGGCGCGAAGTTAG
- the rpmE gene encoding 50S ribosomal protein L31 yields MKADIHPDYHMIKVVMTDGTEYETRSTWGSEGATMNLEIDPKSHPAWTGGSQQLVDRGGRVSKFKKRFEGLGL; encoded by the coding sequence ATGAAGGCAGACATCCATCCCGACTACCACATGATCAAGGTGGTCATGACCGACGGCACCGAATACGAAACCCGCTCGACCTGGGGTTCGGAAGGCGCCACCATGAACCTGGAAATCGATCCGAAGTCGCATCCGGCCTGGACCGGTGGCAGCCAGCAGCTCGTCGACCGCGGCGGCCGCGTCTCCAAGTTCAAGAAGCGCTTCGAAGGCCTCGGCCTCTGA